Proteins encoded within one genomic window of Ranitomeya variabilis isolate aRanVar5 chromosome 4, aRanVar5.hap1, whole genome shotgun sequence:
- the TK1 gene encoding thymidine kinase, cytosolic → MNCLNVAEIMPGSPSKMRGQIQVIFGPMFSGKSTELMRRVRRFQIAQYKCMVIKYAKDTRYSTEQLATHDRHTMSAVSACNLSDVTMEALSCSVIGIDEGQFFSGVVEFCENMANRGKTVIVAALDGTFQRKAFGDILNLVPLAESVVKLNAVCMECYREASYTKRLGSEKEVEIIGGADKYHAVCRPCHIRNQPPEGKENPYLPLKDKASGVIGSKMTPRKPLSQLQCP, encoded by the exons ATGAACTGCCTGAATGTGGCGGAGATCATGCCCGGCTCCCCCAGCAAGATGCGCGGCCAGATACAG GTGATATTCGGCCCCATGTTTTCTGGGAAGAG TACGGAGCTGATGCGTCGGGTGCGGCGGTTCCAGATCGCGCAGTACAAGTGTATGGTCATCAAATACGCCAAGGACACGCGCTACAGCACGGAGCAGCTCGCCACGCACGACCG GCACACTATGTCTGCCGTGTCCGCCTGTAACCTGTCTGATGTGACCATGGAGGCTCTCAGCTGCTCGGTGATCGGGATCGACGAGGGCCAGTTT TTTTCTGGTGTTGTTGAGTTCTGTGAAAACATGGCCAACAGAGGGAAGACGGTGATAGTAGCTGCGCTGGACGGCACGTTCCAGAGGAAG GCTTTTGGTGATATCCTCAATCTGGTGCCGTTAGCAGAGAGCGTGGTGAAGCTGAACGCCGTCTGCATGGAGTGTTACCGGGAGGCGTCATACACAAAGCGGCTGGGGTCCGAGAAAGAG GTGGAGATAATCGGAGGAGCAGACAAGTACCACGCTGTGTGCCGGCCGTGCCACATCCGGAACCAGCCGCCGGAGGGGAAGGAGAATCCATACCTCCCGCTGAAGGACAAGGCCTCCGGAGTAATCGGCAGTAAAATGACGCCGCGTAAACCTCTGTCACAACTGCAGTGCCCGTAA